One part of the Bdellovibrio sp. KM01 genome encodes these proteins:
- a CDS encoding PilZ domain-containing protein — MTSLARYHGRSPRFILQTEDESIVRVAGPKQVPWEEGTSIKNVSLTGLAFTAPDDLCPILGEVIKIQFTPPGSRQMACYGIVTRLDSISNATTLVGVHFYKMEMTQRIVLAQGLARRFKENQERGQIDEMLNKQPGPMSLLHFPQLMMMGVIAVLWGAVIFGALKFQYEDLFSFFTRFF, encoded by the coding sequence ATGACTTCACTCGCACGCTACCACGGCAGATCTCCCAGATTCATTCTTCAGACTGAAGATGAAAGTATCGTGCGCGTTGCTGGCCCCAAGCAAGTTCCTTGGGAAGAAGGCACTTCCATTAAAAATGTATCGCTGACAGGTCTTGCCTTTACGGCGCCGGATGATCTGTGCCCGATTTTGGGTGAAGTGATTAAAATCCAATTCACTCCGCCCGGCTCACGCCAGATGGCGTGCTATGGAATTGTCACGCGTCTTGATAGTATTTCGAATGCGACGACTCTGGTCGGTGTGCATTTCTATAAAATGGAAATGACTCAAAGAATCGTTTTAGCTCAAGGCCTTGCTCGCCGCTTTAAAGAAAATCAAGAGCGCGGGCAAATCGATGAAATGCTGAACAAGCAACCGGGCCCGATGAGCCTCCTTCACTTCCCACAACTTATGATGATGGGTGTGATCGCAGTTCTTTGGGGCGCGGTTATTTTTGGTGCTTTGAAATTCCAGTACGAAGATTTGTTTTCGTTCTTTACGCGTTTCTTTTAG
- a CDS encoding histidine phosphatase family protein: MEIIIVRHALAEEREDFAKKGLEDQFRPLTLKGRKRMQKVCMRMKDFIKDVDVIVTSPFTRAAQTAQILSQFYPGKKVIEIPEMVPQSPPQALLKWFRTQGRNHKKIMIVGHEPHLSVFASYMLTGKAESFIDLRKSGVLSLELESFAQANAGGAELMYSIPPKIFD, encoded by the coding sequence ATGGAAATCATCATCGTCCGTCACGCCCTTGCTGAAGAAAGGGAAGACTTTGCAAAAAAAGGACTGGAAGACCAGTTTCGTCCCCTGACTTTGAAGGGACGTAAGCGCATGCAGAAAGTTTGCATGCGTATGAAGGACTTTATCAAAGACGTTGATGTGATCGTGACCAGTCCGTTTACTCGGGCTGCTCAAACCGCGCAAATTCTATCCCAATTTTATCCCGGGAAAAAAGTCATCGAGATTCCAGAGATGGTTCCACAAAGTCCACCGCAGGCTTTGCTAAAATGGTTTCGCACTCAAGGGCGCAATCATAAAAAAATCATGATCGTGGGCCACGAACCGCATTTAAGTGTTTTCGCAAGTTATATGTTAACGGGTAAGGCCGAGAGCTTTATTGATCTTAGAAAAAGTGGCGTGCTGTCGTTGGAACTGGAATCTTTTGCTCAGGCAAACGCCGGTGGAGCAGAGTTGATGTACTCCATTCCACCGAAAATTTTCGATTGA
- the thiL gene encoding thiamine-phosphate kinase, with protein MQNTPKEWQVLKQIRNKVQRHNPNTVVPLGDDGFVFKNFPGLSVIAQDMMVEDVHFRLDYACAFDLGHKALAVNLSDLAAMGAQPHFAQVSLALPKEITESWLDEFYQGMTTLADRFGMEIAGGDLCASPRGVIIDVSVHGSCEKPLTRQGTQPGDILLASGPLGISTTGLRALHEDRRNDFPQAVERHLRPMPRLDLLPELRKHADKIHALMDCSDGLVNDALILANKPYNNGQATPAVGIHLFPDQFPLEDETIRMAHLAKAYEYALWGGEDYELLLTLSPKHRGLFPQWTEVGQFTESPGVFLIHGDAKEEIESFKGWKHF; from the coding sequence GTGCAAAATACTCCCAAAGAATGGCAAGTTCTTAAGCAGATTCGCAATAAGGTCCAGCGTCATAATCCAAACACCGTGGTGCCTTTGGGTGATGATGGCTTTGTCTTTAAAAATTTTCCGGGTCTCTCGGTCATTGCTCAAGACATGATGGTGGAAGACGTCCATTTCCGTCTGGATTACGCCTGTGCATTTGATCTGGGACACAAAGCCCTGGCAGTTAACTTAAGTGATCTTGCTGCCATGGGAGCACAACCCCACTTTGCACAAGTATCCCTCGCACTGCCGAAAGAAATAACCGAATCCTGGCTTGACGAATTCTATCAGGGTATGACAACGCTGGCGGATCGTTTCGGAATGGAAATCGCCGGTGGAGATCTGTGCGCTTCCCCTCGCGGAGTCATCATCGATGTCAGCGTGCATGGATCATGCGAAAAACCTCTTACCCGGCAGGGTACTCAACCTGGAGATATCTTATTAGCCAGCGGTCCGTTGGGAATTTCAACAACAGGGCTGCGAGCGCTTCACGAAGATCGCCGAAATGATTTTCCACAAGCCGTGGAAAGACATCTGCGCCCCATGCCGCGCTTGGATTTACTGCCAGAACTTCGTAAGCACGCTGATAAAATTCACGCTTTGATGGATTGCAGTGATGGCTTGGTGAATGATGCTTTGATCTTGGCAAATAAACCCTACAACAATGGCCAAGCCACACCGGCTGTGGGCATTCATCTTTTCCCTGATCAATTTCCTTTGGAAGATGAAACAATTCGCATGGCTCACTTGGCGAAAGCTTACGAATATGCGCTTTGGGGGGGAGAGGATTATGAGCTTTTGCTGACTCTTTCTCCGAAGCATCGTGGGCTCTTTCCGCAATGGACAGAAGTTGGCCAGTTCACAGAAAGCCCTGGAGTCTTTTTAATTCATGGCGATGCTAAGGAAGAGATCGAGTCTTTTAAGGGCTGGAAGCATTTTTAA
- a CDS encoding LysR family transcriptional regulator: MEQLDLNQIRTFVKLVQAGSFTKAAEVLHQPKSRVSRRLAALERDLGIQLVYRTTRQFQLTDAGRAYYERSRGLVEGLESLSAELSEEVADVSGWLRITASDDLGVLLMPDILADFAKQHPRVRFELMLSQAYVDLVKESIDVAVRIGILKDSNLRVKKVATLKSVMVASPGFLERYRQADDLENLSTLPFLSLNSQNKLELWRTADGKKMSVKVDPVFSANNPNMIVQMALQGRGIGMVPEFIVAEHIRSGRLIHMYRSLRGQEIPVSLVSPEQKEVPMKTKKFIDFAAKRLKEKFESF, translated from the coding sequence ATGGAACAATTAGATCTGAATCAAATCCGCACTTTCGTTAAATTAGTTCAAGCAGGGAGCTTTACCAAAGCTGCTGAGGTGCTGCATCAGCCCAAATCCCGAGTCAGTCGCAGATTAGCTGCCTTAGAAAGAGACCTGGGGATCCAGCTGGTTTATCGCACGACGAGACAATTCCAACTGACCGATGCGGGTCGGGCCTATTATGAGCGTTCTCGCGGTTTGGTAGAGGGCTTGGAGAGCTTGTCTGCAGAATTAAGTGAGGAAGTTGCAGATGTTTCTGGTTGGCTCCGTATCACGGCCTCCGATGATCTAGGTGTCCTGTTAATGCCGGACATTCTGGCTGACTTTGCAAAGCAACATCCACGTGTTCGTTTCGAGCTGATGTTAAGTCAGGCTTATGTGGATTTGGTCAAAGAATCCATTGACGTCGCGGTTCGTATCGGAATTCTTAAGGACAGCAATCTGCGAGTGAAAAAAGTGGCAACCTTAAAAAGCGTGATGGTCGCAAGTCCCGGATTCTTGGAGCGCTATCGTCAGGCCGACGACCTGGAAAACCTAAGTACTCTGCCGTTTCTATCTTTGAACTCACAAAACAAATTGGAACTGTGGCGAACGGCTGACGGTAAAAAAATGTCTGTGAAAGTGGATCCGGTGTTTTCAGCGAACAATCCAAATATGATTGTCCAAATGGCGTTGCAGGGCCGAGGTATCGGTATGGTGCCGGAATTCATCGTGGCCGAGCATATTCGTTCCGGACGATTGATTCACATGTATCGCAGTTTGCGTGGCCAGGAAATTCCTGTGAGTTTGGTTTCGCCCGAGCAAAAAGAAGTTCCGATGAAAACCAAGAAGTTCATCGATTTCGCTGCAAAAAGATTGAAAGAGAAGTTTGAAAGTTTTTAG
- the ppk1 gene encoding polyphosphate kinase 1: MNTPKAKSPTRTSKKKAATRKVKVVEHPLSSESLFTSREIGWLNFNRRVLTEAEDSNNPLLERVKFLSISGSNLDEFFMKRVGGLKRHVAYGVSPKSSDGKTPMAQLQEIREVVQPMIKDQGSCFTKTLKPALENEGIFLLSWKDLSEKERESVKKYYSKNVFPVLTPLSVDPGHPFPFISNLSVSLGVTLKHPNSEEKLFARVKVPKVLPQWIRVDIDPSINRFVSLQEVIKANLSDLFPSMQVIDSMAFRLTRNADSDQDQEDAEDLLEAIEEELRQRRFAEVVRLEHGPNPDMWMLKFLMEELELNEEDIYELPGELDYGDLGMIADLPLPKLKFEPYIPVVSPAFAEEGTGIFSAIRANDQLIHNPFESFSASVETFIRIASEDPKVLAIKMTLYRTGDNSPFIRSLIRAAAQGKQVVCLVELKARFDEERNIYWANELENAGVHVVYGVVGLKTHAKTALVVRQEQEGLRCYVHIGTGNYNVATSRFYTDLGLLTAREEITNDVVDFFHYLTGISLKGSYQHLLIAPVNMLSTFRTLIDREAAHAKAGKPANIVAKFNNFEENDIGAALYSASQKGVDIEMIVRGFCCLRPGVPGMSERIKVISVIGRFLEHSRLFYFRNGKEDPVDGDFFLGSADWMYRNLHARVEAIVPVLDRSLKEKLWEILQFYLKENRQAWVMNSDGSYTKKPFKTDEIGIHQTLMQLAKTRGKLVEDSTAE, encoded by the coding sequence TTGAACACACCGAAGGCGAAGTCGCCGACCAGAACGTCTAAGAAAAAAGCTGCTACTCGCAAGGTCAAAGTTGTCGAGCATCCATTGTCATCTGAAAGTTTATTCACCAGTCGCGAGATCGGGTGGTTGAATTTCAATCGCCGTGTTTTGACCGAAGCTGAAGACAGCAACAATCCTCTTTTGGAAAGAGTTAAGTTTCTAAGTATTTCCGGATCGAATCTGGATGAGTTTTTCATGAAACGCGTGGGCGGGTTAAAACGCCACGTGGCCTACGGAGTTTCGCCAAAGTCATCGGATGGTAAAACACCGATGGCCCAGCTTCAGGAAATTCGTGAAGTCGTTCAGCCCATGATCAAAGATCAAGGCAGCTGCTTTACGAAAACTTTGAAACCCGCTTTGGAAAATGAAGGCATTTTCCTTTTAAGCTGGAAAGATCTTTCCGAAAAAGAACGCGAGAGCGTAAAAAAATATTATAGCAAGAATGTCTTTCCAGTTCTCACACCATTGTCAGTGGATCCAGGGCATCCATTCCCATTCATCTCGAATCTTTCGGTTTCATTGGGTGTGACTTTAAAGCATCCCAATTCCGAGGAAAAACTTTTTGCCCGAGTCAAAGTTCCCAAAGTTTTGCCGCAATGGATTCGCGTGGACATTGATCCCAGCATCAATCGCTTCGTCAGCCTTCAGGAAGTCATCAAGGCAAATCTGTCGGATCTGTTTCCTTCCATGCAAGTGATCGATTCGATGGCTTTCCGTCTGACTCGCAACGCCGATTCCGATCAGGATCAAGAGGATGCGGAAGATTTATTGGAAGCGATCGAAGAAGAACTTCGTCAGCGTCGTTTTGCTGAAGTCGTCCGCCTGGAGCATGGACCCAATCCAGACATGTGGATGTTGAAGTTCTTGATGGAAGAGTTGGAGCTGAACGAAGAAGACATTTACGAACTTCCTGGTGAGCTTGATTACGGTGATTTGGGTATGATTGCTGATCTGCCCCTGCCAAAATTGAAATTCGAACCGTACATTCCGGTGGTCTCTCCCGCATTTGCCGAAGAGGGTACAGGGATTTTCAGTGCCATTCGTGCGAATGATCAATTGATCCATAATCCGTTCGAAAGTTTTTCTGCTTCGGTGGAGACTTTCATTCGGATTGCCAGCGAAGACCCCAAGGTTTTAGCGATTAAAATGACGTTGTACCGCACCGGTGACAACAGTCCGTTCATTCGCTCGTTGATTCGCGCCGCCGCTCAAGGCAAGCAAGTGGTTTGTCTGGTGGAATTAAAAGCGCGCTTCGATGAAGAACGTAATATCTATTGGGCCAATGAGCTTGAAAACGCCGGCGTTCACGTCGTGTACGGAGTCGTGGGGTTGAAAACTCACGCAAAAACTGCCTTGGTGGTTCGCCAGGAGCAAGAGGGACTTCGTTGTTACGTTCATATCGGTACAGGTAACTACAATGTGGCGACTTCCAGATTTTATACGGATTTGGGGCTGTTGACGGCGCGTGAAGAAATCACGAACGATGTGGTGGATTTCTTCCATTACCTGACGGGTATCAGCTTAAAGGGCAGTTATCAGCACCTGTTGATTGCGCCTGTGAATATGCTTTCAACATTCAGAACTTTGATTGATCGTGAAGCTGCCCATGCGAAAGCCGGGAAGCCGGCAAACATCGTCGCTAAGTTTAATAACTTTGAAGAGAACGATATCGGTGCTGCGCTTTATTCTGCATCACAAAAAGGCGTGGACATCGAAATGATCGTCCGTGGCTTTTGTTGCCTTCGTCCCGGTGTTCCGGGGATGAGTGAGCGCATCAAAGTCATTTCCGTCATTGGTCGCTTTTTGGAGCACTCGCGTTTGTTCTATTTCAGGAATGGCAAGGAAGACCCAGTTGATGGGGACTTCTTCCTGGGTTCGGCGGACTGGATGTATCGTAATTTGCATGCCCGCGTGGAAGCAATTGTACCTGTGCTGGATCGCAGTCTTAAAGAAAAACTGTGGGAAATCCTGCAGTTTTATCTGAAAGAGAATCGACAAGCGTGGGTGATGAATTCCGACGGAAGTTATACGAAAAAACCTTTTAAAACTGATGAGATCGGCATTCATCAAACTTTGATGCAATTGGCGAAAACACGAGGTAAACTGGTCGAAGATTCAACCGCGGAGTAA